Sequence from the Pseudomonas sp. LS.1a genome:
TGGCCAGGTCTTCCCAGGTGCCTTTCCAGTTGGCCCAGGCGTCGGGCATGCCCACGCTGTTGACAGTGCCTTCCTTGCGGGCGGCGTCTTCCAGGGCCTTGAGGTCGGTGCCGGCGGCCATGGCCGTGGTACACAACGCGATGGCCGAACCGAGCAGTGACGCCATGAAGAACTTTTTCATCCGAAGCTCCTTTGGGTGGGTGCCTTTGCGATCGTTGTTCTGGGTAAAACCGTTGCAAGCCGTTGACTGGCACCTTTGGTCTAGGTCAGCAAACCTTGAGCCAAGGTAGGCCGCTTGCATGACAGTTTGATGTAGGGAAGGGCCGGTGAAGGCCCTGAAGCTACAGCGTAGACCACGCAACCAACCCGGTTCTGCTGGCTTGGCGCGTTTCTGGTAGTGTCTGGCCAAAGCCTTTGTCACAGGATGTTCATCAGCCCTGCCTAGGCTTGCACTATTCTCCACATGCCCTGTGATGGGGCTGGACTAGTCCAGATAGGTAACCTTTCGATGCAGTCGATGCCACCGCGTGCGGTAACAGCCATCTGCCATGCCTTGCAGGAGCAGATCGAGCACGGCCTGCTGGCGCCGGGCGGCAAGCTGCCGGCCGAGCGCAGGCTCAGCGAGGTGTTCGATACCACGCGCATTACCCTGCGTGAGGCGCTGGTGCAGCTGGAAGCCCAGGGGCTGATCTATCGCGAAGAGCGTCGTGGCTGGTTCGTCGCGCCCGAGCGGCTGACCTACGACCTGATCGAGCGCAGCCACTTCCATGCCATGGTCCGTGACCAAGGGCGGGAGCCCAGTACCGAACTGTTGTCGGCGCGGCTGCAGCCGGCCTCGGCGGCCATCTGTGCGCGCTTGCAGCTGCCAGCGTTGTCCAGCGTGGTGCGTATCTGCAGGTTACGGCGGATCGATGGTCGGGCGGTGCTGTATGCCGAGCACTACCTCAATCCCCGGTACTTTCCGGAGATTCTCGAGCAGGACCTGGCGCAGTCGCTGACCGAGATTTATGGGCGGGTGTATGGCATCCAGTATGGGCAGGTGTGCTTCGAGATCTTGCCGACGGCGTTGCCGGTGGAGGCGGCCAGTGCCTTGAAAGTATCGGCGGGAAGCCCGGGGTTGCATATCACCCGAGTCAACAGTGACCAGCATGGGCACCTGATCGACTGTGACCTGGAGTATTGGCGGCATGATGCCATCCGCATTCGCGCTCAGGCTGGATGAAATGTTGGCTTCTTCGCGGGTAAACCCGCTCCCACAGGGACCGCACAGGTTTCAGCCTTTGCGCAGTACTTGTGGGAGCGGGTTCACCCGCGAAGAGGCCCTAACTGGAGGAACCGGCAGTCACTACCTGCACTGACAACCTTGGCGTTGCCAAATCCAGCCCGGCCTCATCCAGCTGCCGCTTCAACGCCAGGTTGAACGCCCGCGAAACCTCCCACTGCTTGATCGGTGCGGTCTTGAACCGCGCCCGCAAGATCGCCGAACCCGACTCGAAGCTCTCCACCCCCTGCAGCTCCAGCGGCGACCAGATGTTGCGGCGCATCAGCGGGTCGTTGCGCAGCTTCTGCCCCACCTCGCGAATCAGCGTGATCGCCTGGTCGATGTTCATGCTGTGCGGGATCGCCACGCGGAAGATCGCGTAGCCGAACTCGCGCGAGTAGTTCTTGATGCTCTTGATCTCGCTGAACGGGATGGTATGCACGATGCCGTCGATATCCCGCAGGCGCACGGTACGGATGGTCAGTCCCTCCACCGTGCCCAGGTGCCCGCCCACATCCACGTAGTCGTCGATGGCCAGCGAGTCCTCGATGATGATGAACAACCCGGTGATCAGGTCGGCCACCAACGACTGCGCACCAAAGCCGATGGCCAGGCCGATCACACCGGCACCGGCCAGCAGCGGGGTGACGTTCATGCCCATGTTGGCCAGGGCGACGATCACCGCGATGATGAAAATGACCACGAACATCACGTTGCGGATCAACGGCATCATGGTTTGCGCGCGGGCGTTGGCCAGGCCCCGGCGCGAACGCACCAGGGCGTGGTGCACGGCGGTGTCGGCCAGGATCCACACCAGCCAGGCGACGATCAGCGTGCCGGCCAGGCCCAGCAGGCGCACGCTGATGTCGTGGCCGTCGCCCTCGGCGAAGCCGATCATCGACAGGCCCCACACGCGCAGGCCCAGCTCGATGAACACCAGCCAGATGAACAGGTGCACCAGCAGGTAGCCGAAGTTGCGCAGGCGTTCGGCGTACACTGCCTGGCGCTTGCTGGCGCGCTTGGGGTTGGCGGCGTGGCGGCGCACCAGGCCGTTGAGCACCATGCACACCACCACCAGCACCGTGCACATCAGCGACTGGCGCAGGGCGGTGCTGGTATCGCCGGCCGAGATGAAGGTAGCGAACAGCGAAATCGCCACCAGGATCAATGCCGGCACGAACCAGAAGCTGCCGAGGATCTCGATGGTGTCGCTGAGGGTGCGCCGGGTCAGGCGCCGTGACAGCGGCTGGTTGCGGATCAGGTGGGCGATCGGGCGGCGGAAGCGCAGAATGAACAGCCCGGTGCACAGCGCCGCAATCACGTTGGCCAGGGTGGCCAGGGCGTGGGCCAGGTGGGTGCCGAGGGCGACCGTCAGGCGCGGGTCGCTCATCGCTTCGCCAAACGCGGCGAAGCTGCCGATCAGCCACAGCGGGCGGAACGCCTGGTGGCGCAGGATGTGCAGGGCGCGGTGGCGGTGCGGGCCGTCGAGCAGCGAGAAGGCGATCACGCAGATGGCCGAGAAGCAGGTGCCGACCACCAGCGCGTAGGCCAGCACCATGGCCAGCGATTTGCCCAGTGACGGTGGTAGCACGACGCTCAGGTACACGGTGAACACCAGTGCCACCAGCCACGGGCCCAGCTTGCGCAGGGCAAAGCGCACCAGGTCCCAGGTGCGCGGGTGCTGCGGCAGCTCCTCGCTCAGGCCAAAGCGCAGGCGTACCCGGTGGCCGACCCAGTTGAAGGCGTAGGCCAGCACGCTCCAGACGGCGATGACGGCGGCAAAGCCGAACAGGATGGCCGGCCACTGGTGTACCGGCACCATCAACTCGGTCAGTTCGGCCTGGGCCTGTTCGATCTCCGCGGCCCAGCGATGGAACGGGCTGGCATCGCCGCTGAACTGTTTTTCGAAGTCATTCAGGGCGCCGCCGATCAGGCCGAGCACGCCCTGTTCGACGGTGGGTTGCGATTGCCTGGTGGCGTCGCGCAGTTTTTTCAGGTCGGCCAGCAGCTTGGCCCGCTGCTGGTCGTTTTCCAGGTTCTTGATCACCTCGTCCAGCGACTTGCCCAACGGTTCGGTCGCTTCCGGCTGTGCGGGCGCACTGCCACCAAGCAGGCCGGGCAGGCCAGCGGCCTGTACCGGGGTGACAAACAGGAACAGCAGCAGGAAAAGGCAACGCAGAAGGGCAGGCACTGGCAAAACTACCTCAGGTCAAACGATTGACCGAGTGTAGAGGTTCACGACGGCAGTTGCTCCAGGATTTTCCAGCAGGTGAGGCCGAAGATACCCAGCGTGCCGACCCACATCATCAGTACGCCGATGTTGCGCTCGCGCAGGCTGAAACCGATGGTCAGCAGCATCAGGAACAGGAACACCGGCACGAACAGGGAAAGGAACGGGGACATGGACAGCAATCCTTTTGCAGTGGGGCCATGTAACAAGCATAGCGGGTGGCAGGCGAAGCGGGATTGACCTTGAGCAGGCCTGGCCTCTTCGCGGGTAAACCGCTCCCACAGGTACCGCACAGCTCCTGAAGGTTGTGCGGTCCGTGTGGGAGCGGGTTTACCCGCGAAGAGGCCGGGCCTGACTACATCAAGGCAGCTCGCGGCTACGGTAGAAGGCGCTCAGCACTTTCACCAGGTGCGCCAGGTCATGGCTACCGCACAGCTCGCGAATCGAATGCATGGCAAAGGTTGGCAAGCCGATATCCACCGTACGCACGCCCAGGTGGCTGGCCGCAATCGGACCGATGGTCGAGCCACAGCCCATGTCGCTGCGCACCACAAAGCTCTGCACCGGCACTTCCTCGGCCATGCACAGATGGCGGAAGAACCCGGCGGTCTCGCTGTTGGTGGCGTAGCGCTGGTTGTTGTTCACCTTGATTACCGGCCCGGCGTTGAGCTTGGGCCCGTGGTTGCCGTCGTGCTTGTCGGCGTAGTTGGGGTGCACGCCGTGGGCGTTGTCGGCCGACACCATCAGCGAGCGCTGGATGGTGCGCACGTAGGCGTCGCCATCCGGCAGCAGGCGCTGCAGGGTCTGCTCCAGCATCGGGCCGTCGGCACCACAGGCCGAGCAGCTGCCGACTTCTTCATGGTCGTTGCACACCAGTACGCAGGTTTCGTCGCTGTCGGCGGCCAGCAGGGCCTGCAGGCCGGCGTAGCACGACAACAGGTTGTCCAGGCGCGCACCGGCGATGAAGTCGCCGTTCAGGCCGACCAGGGCGGCGTCCTGGGTGTCGTAGAAGCTCAGCTCGTAATCCAGCACCACGTCGGCGATCAGCTCGTGCTCGCGGGCCAGTTGCTCGGTGAGCAGGGCTCGGAAATCGATGCGCTCGTCACCCGCCACCTGGGCCAGGATGGGCGGCAGCTCGTTCTGCGGGTTGATCGCCCAGCCTTCGTTGGCGGTGCGGTTGAGATGGATGGCCAGGTTGGGGATGATCGCGATCGGCAGCTTGAAGTCGATCAGCTGGCTTTCGACCTTGCCGTCACGGCGATAGGTGACCCGGCCGGCCAGCGACAGGTCGCGGTCGAACCATGGCGCCAGCAAGGCGCCGCCATACACTTCTACACCCAGCTGCAGGAAGCCCTGGCGCTGCAGTTCAGGCTGCGGCTTGACGCGCAGGCACGGGCTGTCGGTGTGGGCACCGACCATGCGGATACCGTTCAGCAGTGGGGCTTGCTTGCCCAGCTTGATGGCGATGATCGACGAGTCGTTACGGGTGACGTAGTAGCGACCGCCAGGCACTGTGGCCCAGCTGTCGCGCTCGTCCAGGCGCTGGTAGCCGGCAGCTTCCAGGCGCTGGGCCAGGCTGGCGGTGGCGTGGAAGGGCGTGGGGGAGGCCTTGAGGAAGTCGATAAGGCCAGAATTCAGTGCGTCGCGCATAGCTCACTCCAGACAGCAGTGGCGCGAGTTTAGCGTATTAAGTCGACAAATTGTGTCTGCCTCTTCGCGGCTGCAGCCCCACAGGTACTGCACAACCCTCGAAAGCGGTGCGGTCCCTGTGGGAGCGGCTTTAGCCGCGAAGAGGCCAGTACAGGCTGTACACATTCAGAAGGGCGCAGGGCACTCGAACTTCAGCCGCTCCCCGGACACCGGGTGGGTAAAGCTCAGCATCGAGGCATGCAGGCACAACCGCTCATGGGCCGCCAGTGCCTCGGGGTTGGCATACAGCCGGTCGCCCAGCAGCGGGTGCCCGATCGACAGCATGTGCACGCGCAACTGGTGCGAGCGCCCGGTAATCGGTGTCAGTTCTACCCGGCAGTAATCACCGCAGCGCTCGACGATGCGCCAGAAGGTCAGCGCGTGCTTGCCCTGTTCGTGGTCCACCACATGCCGTGGCTTGGTCGGCGGGTCGTAGCGCAGCGGCAGGTCGATGCTGCCGCTGTCCAGCGCCGGTTGGCCCCAGCACAGCGCGGTGTAGGCCTTTTCGGTTTCGCGGTCGTGGAACTGGCGCGACAGCTCACGGTGGCTGTCGGCATCCCGGGCCAGCAGGATGATGCCAGAGGTTTCCCAGTCCAGGCGGTGCACGATCAGCGCGTCGGGGTAGCCGTTTTCCTGCAGGCGGGTGATCAGGCAGTCCTTGTTGTCCTCGGCGCGGCCGGGTACCGACAGCAGCAGGGTCGGTTTGTTGATCACCAGGATGGCGGCGTCTTCGTGCAGGATCTGGATGTTGGACAGCGGCATTGCTTGGTCTCGGTTATATCGGGGAAAACACTGGGGCCGCTTTGCGGCCCATCGCCGGCAAGCCAGCTCCCACAGGTACAGCGCGAACCCTGTGGGAGCTGGCTTGCCGGCGATGGGCTGCAAAGCAGCCCCAATGATCCAGGCCTGGTCGCGAAATCAGCGATCCGGCAAGGTGATGTTCAGCTCCAGAATCGAGCAGCTACCCTGGTTTTCCAGCTCGATATGCACATCATCGTTGCCGATGTTTACATATTTGCGGATCACTTCCAGCAGTTCTTTCTGCAGCGCTGGCAGGTAGTCCGGTTCGCTGCGTTGGCCGCGCTCGTGCGCCACGATGATCTGTAGACGCTCTTTCGCTACCGACGCGCTGGTCTGTTTCTGTCTGCCACGAAAGAAGTCAAAAAGGTTCATGGTTTACTTGCCTCCAAACAGGCGCGCGAAGAATCCTTGCTTCGGCACTTCGATGAACCGCAGGGGCTTTTCTTTGCCCAGCAGACGGTCGACGGTATCGCTATAGGCCTGGCCGGCATCGCTCTGGTCGTCGAGGATGACCGGGATACCCTGGTTGGAAGCCTTGAGCACGGCCTGGCTCTCGGGGATCACACCCTTGAGCTTGATCGCCAGGATTTCTTCGACGTCGGCGATGCTCAGCATTTCGCCCTTTTCCACGCGCTCCGGGTGGTAGCGGGTGATCAGCAGGTGTTCCTTGATCGGCTCTTCGCCATTCTCGGAGCGGCGCGACTTGCTCGACAGGATGCCCAGCATGCGGTCGGAGTCACGTACCGAGGACACCTCGGGGTTGGTGACCACGACGGCTTCGTCGGCAAAGTACATGGCCAGGTGTGCGCCTTTCTCGATACCGGCCGGCGAGTCGCAGATGACAAAGTCGAAGTCTTTCTTCAGCTCCATCAGGACCTTTTCCACGCCTTCCTGGGTCAGCGCGTCCTTGTCACGGGTCTGGCTGGCGGCCAGCACGTACAGGTTCTCGAGGCGCTTGTCCTTGATCAGGGCCTGTTGCAGGTTGGCTTCGCCGTTGACCACGTTGACGAAGTCATACACCACGCGGCGTTCGCAGCCCATGATCAGGTCGAGGTTACGCAGGCCCACGTCGAAGTCGACGATGACGGTCTTGTGGCCACGCAGTGCGAGGCCGGTACCAATGGCGGCGCTGGTAGTGGTCTTGCCCACCCCCCCCTTGCCGGAAGTAACCACGATAATCTTGGCCAAGGTGTTTCACCCCTAAAATAATCGGGACACAAGTCCCTGCAAAAATACAAAAAAATGGCAACGGTAAGAAAAGTTGCACTAAAAATGCTGGCAAGTATCCGTTAAAGACGGGTGATGTTCAACACGTCGCCAGACAGGCTGACTTGCACGCCGGTGCCCCACAGCGGGTCGCGGCGCAGGTCTTCGCAGACCTTGTACTGGCCGGCGATGGAGACCATTTCGGCGGTCATCTGCTGGCAGAAGATACGTGCCTTGGTATTGCCTTTGATGCCGGCCAGGGCGCGGCCGCGCATGGCGCCGTACACATGGATGTTGCCATCGGCCAGAAGTTCCGCCCCCGGGCTGACCGAACCGGTCACCACCAGGTCGCCGCCCTGGGCGTAGATCTGCTGGCCGCCACGTACTGGCGAAGTGATGATGCGGGTCGGGCGCACCTCGGGTTCAAGGATCGGCGGCGGGACCGGGGCCGGCTCGGGCTTCTTCACCTCGGGCTCGGGCTCCAGCGGCCGTTCGCGGGCGCCGGATGGTGGCAGCACCGGCAGGTCGATGGCGATGGCCGCGGCGATGTCTTCGATACGGCTGGCGCGGATGGCCAGGGTGCGCAGGCCGTGGTGGCGGCAGATCCGCATCAAGCCGGGCAGGTCGATTGCCCCTTCGCCGGCCGGCAGCTTGTCCAGCGCCAGCACCAGCGGCGTGTTGCTGAAGAAGTTCGGTGCCTGGGCGACTTTGGCCGCCAGTTGGCGGTCGAGGGCCTCAAGGTCATTGCGCGCCAGCTCCAGCACTGTAATGGCGAGCATGCTGCCCTTGAGCTGGAACACGGAGGCGGTATCGGGTGTGTGGTTTGGGCTCATGGTCTGCATAGACGGCTTGTTGCGAAAAAAGTGCCCTGACTTATAACGATAAGACCGGTTGCCCGCAACATGCGCTGATCCGTTGTAGAATGCGCGGCCTTTGTCTTTCCGGAAGCTTCAATGGAACGCCCGCGTTTTCGTCCCTATTTCCTTCACCCACGTTTCTGGGGCCTGTGGTTGGGCCTGGGCCTGCTGTGGCTGGTGGTCCAGTTGCCGTACCGGGTCCTGTTGAAAGTCGGTGCCGCGCTGGGTGCGGTGATGTACCGCTTTGCCGGTGAGCGGCGGCGCATTGCCGCGCGCAACCTGGAACTGTGCTTCCCGGAGCTGTCGGTCGACGAACGGCAGCGTCTGCTCAAGGCCAACTTCGCCTCCACCGGTATCGCCTTCTTCGAAATGGCCATGAGCTGGTGGTGGCCCAAGGCCCGGCTGGCGCGTCTTGCCCATGTCGAGGGGCTGGAGCACCTGCAGGCCGCCCAGCAGGCGGGGCAGGGTGCCATTCTGATGGCGGTGCACTTCACCACCCTGGAAATCGGCGCCGCGCTGCTCGGCCAGCAGCACACCATCGACGGCATGTACCGCGAGCACGGCAACCCGCTGTTCGACTTCATCCAGCGCAGCGGCCGCGAGCGGCATAACCTCGACTCGCTGGCGGTGGAGCGCGAGGATGTGCGCGGCATGCTCAAGCTGCTGCGTTCGGGCCGGGCGATCTGGTACGCACCGGACCAGGACTACGGCGCCAAGCAGAGCCTGTTCGTGCCGCTGTTCGGCATCCCGGCGGCGACGGTGACGGCCACCACCAAGTTTGCCCGGTTGGGCAAGGCGCAGGTGATTCCGTTCACCCAGAAGCGCCTGGAAGATGGCAGCGGCTATCGTCTGGTGATCCACCCGCCGTTGGCGGACTTCCCCGGGGAGAGCGAAGAGGCGGACTGCCTGCGCATCAACCAGTGGGTCGAAAGCGTGTTGCGCGAATGCCCCGAGCAGTACCTGTGGGCGCATCGCCGGTTCAAGTCGCGGCCCGAAGGGGCGCCGCGGCTGTATGACAAGAAGAAGCGTTGAATCTTGTTTTGCCTGTGCCGGCCTATTCGCGGGTGAACCCGCTCCCACAGGTTCTCCACAGGCCCTGAAGGCTTTGTAATACCTGTGGGAGCGGGTTTACCCGCGTAAGGGCCGGCACTGACAGCACATCAACCCCAGGAAGGACTCCTATGGCGCCACCCCCGGTAACCGGTCTCATCCTTTCTGGCGGCGGCGCCCGCGCCGCCTACCAGGTCGGCGTGCTGGCCGGCATTGCCGAGTTGCTGCCCGCCGGCGCGCACAACCCGTTCCCGGTCATCGTCGGTACCTCCGCCGGCGCCATCAACGCCGTCACCCTGGCCAGCGGCGCCACCCATTTCAGCGAAGCCGTACAACGGCTCACCGCCTTCTGGCAGAACTTTCGCAGCCATCTGGTGATCCGCAGCGACTGGCCCGGCGTGGTCCGCCAGGCCAGCCGCTTCGTCGGCCACAACCTGCTGGGCCTGGGTGGCCCGGCGCCGGTGGCGCTACTGGACAGCAGCCCATTGCGCGGCCTGCTGCAGGCGCACCTGAACCTGGACGGCATCGCCCACTCCCTGGCCGCCGAGCAACTGCGCGCCGTCGCAGTGACCGCCTTTGGCTACGAATCCGGCCAGGCGGTGACTTTCTACCAGGGCCGCGGCACCATCGAAGCCTGGTTGCGCCACCGCCGCATCGGCATGCCCACGCCGTTGACCATCGACCACCTGCTGGCCAGTGCGGCCATCCCGCTGCTGTTCGCCCCGGTGCGGCTGGGCGACGAATATTTCGGTGATGGTGCGGTACGCCAGTCGGCGCCGATCAGCCCAGCCTTGCACCTGGGCGCCAGCCGGGTACTGGTCGTCGGGGTCAGTGGCAACCCGCAGCGGCCGGCGCCACCGTTGCCGACCCAGCGCGTGTTCAGCGGGCAGCAGCCGAGCCTGGCGCAGATCGGCGGGCACATGCTCAACAGCACGTTCATTGACAGCCTGGAAGATGATATCGAGCTGCTGCAGCGCCTGAACCACCTGAGCCACCTGTTGCCGGCGCACCTGGATGCCCGGCGCCTGGGCCTGGCGCCAATCGACGTGCTGGTGGTGGCGCCCAGTCAGCCGCTGGACGAGATTGCCGCGCGGCACCGGCGCGAGTTGCCGGCGGCGTTGCGCGTGTTCCTGCGCGGGCCGGGGGCGACGCGTACCAGCGGGGCGGGGGTGTTGAGCTATTTGCTGTTCGAGGCCAGTTACTGCAGCGAGCTGATAGAGCTGGGGCGAAAGGATGCCTTGGCCAAGAAGCGGGAGCTTTGCCAGTTCCTGGGGTTGATGTTGCCAGTGCCGGCCTCTTCGCGGGTAAACCCGCTCCCACAGGGATCGCACAATACCTGAGGGTGGTGCAGTCCCTGTGGGAGCGGTTTTACCCGCGAAGAGGCCTGGCCTGCCTACTCGGCTATCTGCAGC
This genomic interval carries:
- the phnR gene encoding phosphonate utilization transcriptional regulator PhnR, translating into MQSMPPRAVTAICHALQEQIEHGLLAPGGKLPAERRLSEVFDTTRITLREALVQLEAQGLIYREERRGWFVAPERLTYDLIERSHFHAMVRDQGREPSTELLSARLQPASAAICARLQLPALSSVVRICRLRRIDGRAVLYAEHYLNPRYFPEILEQDLAQSLTEIYGRVYGIQYGQVCFEILPTALPVEAASALKVSAGSPGLHITRVNSDQHGHLIDCDLEYWRHDAIRIRAQAG
- a CDS encoding mechanosensitive ion channel family protein gives rise to the protein MPALLRCLFLLLFLFVTPVQAAGLPGLLGGSAPAQPEATEPLGKSLDEVIKNLENDQQRAKLLADLKKLRDATRQSQPTVEQGVLGLIGGALNDFEKQFSGDASPFHRWAAEIEQAQAELTELMVPVHQWPAILFGFAAVIAVWSVLAYAFNWVGHRVRLRFGLSEELPQHPRTWDLVRFALRKLGPWLVALVFTVYLSVVLPPSLGKSLAMVLAYALVVGTCFSAICVIAFSLLDGPHRHRALHILRHQAFRPLWLIGSFAAFGEAMSDPRLTVALGTHLAHALATLANVIAALCTGLFILRFRRPIAHLIRNQPLSRRLTRRTLSDTIEILGSFWFVPALILVAISLFATFISAGDTSTALRQSLMCTVLVVVCMVLNGLVRRHAANPKRASKRQAVYAERLRNFGYLLVHLFIWLVFIELGLRVWGLSMIGFAEGDGHDISVRLLGLAGTLIVAWLVWILADTAVHHALVRSRRGLANARAQTMMPLIRNVMFVVIFIIAVIVALANMGMNVTPLLAGAGVIGLAIGFGAQSLVADLITGLFIIIEDSLAIDDYVDVGGHLGTVEGLTIRTVRLRDIDGIVHTIPFSEIKSIKNYSREFGYAIFRVAIPHSMNIDQAITLIREVGQKLRNDPLMRRNIWSPLELQGVESFESGSAILRARFKTAPIKQWEVSRAFNLALKRQLDEAGLDLATPRLSVQVVTAGSSS
- a CDS encoding M18 family aminopeptidase; translation: MRDALNSGLIDFLKASPTPFHATASLAQRLEAAGYQRLDERDSWATVPGGRYYVTRNDSSIIAIKLGKQAPLLNGIRMVGAHTDSPCLRVKPQPELQRQGFLQLGVEVYGGALLAPWFDRDLSLAGRVTYRRDGKVESQLIDFKLPIAIIPNLAIHLNRTANEGWAINPQNELPPILAQVAGDERIDFRALLTEQLAREHELIADVVLDYELSFYDTQDAALVGLNGDFIAGARLDNLLSCYAGLQALLAADSDETCVLVCNDHEEVGSCSACGADGPMLEQTLQRLLPDGDAYVRTIQRSLMVSADNAHGVHPNYADKHDGNHGPKLNAGPVIKVNNNQRYATNSETAGFFRHLCMAEEVPVQSFVVRSDMGCGSTIGPIAASHLGVRTVDIGLPTFAMHSIRELCGSHDLAHLVKVLSAFYRSRELP
- a CDS encoding RluA family pseudouridine synthase; this encodes MPLSNIQILHEDAAILVINKPTLLLSVPGRAEDNKDCLITRLQENGYPDALIVHRLDWETSGIILLARDADSHRELSRQFHDRETEKAYTALCWGQPALDSGSIDLPLRYDPPTKPRHVVDHEQGKHALTFWRIVERCGDYCRVELTPITGRSHQLRVHMLSIGHPLLGDRLYANPEALAAHERLCLHASMLSFTHPVSGERLKFECPAPF
- the minE gene encoding cell division topological specificity factor MinE; its protein translation is MNLFDFFRGRQKQTSASVAKERLQIIVAHERGQRSEPDYLPALQKELLEVIRKYVNIGNDDVHIELENQGSCSILELNITLPDR
- the minD gene encoding septum site-determining protein MinD encodes the protein MAKIIVVTSGKGGVGKTTTSAAIGTGLALRGHKTVIVDFDVGLRNLDLIMGCERRVVYDFVNVVNGEANLQQALIKDKRLENLYVLAASQTRDKDALTQEGVEKVLMELKKDFDFVICDSPAGIEKGAHLAMYFADEAVVVTNPEVSSVRDSDRMLGILSSKSRRSENGEEPIKEHLLITRYHPERVEKGEMLSIADVEEILAIKLKGVIPESQAVLKASNQGIPVILDDQSDAGQAYSDTVDRLLGKEKPLRFIEVPKQGFFARLFGGK
- the minC gene encoding septum site-determining protein MinC — its product is MQTMSPNHTPDTASVFQLKGSMLAITVLELARNDLEALDRQLAAKVAQAPNFFSNTPLVLALDKLPAGEGAIDLPGLMRICRHHGLRTLAIRASRIEDIAAAIAIDLPVLPPSGARERPLEPEPEVKKPEPAPVPPPILEPEVRPTRIITSPVRGGQQIYAQGGDLVVTGSVSPGAELLADGNIHVYGAMRGRALAGIKGNTKARIFCQQMTAEMVSIAGQYKVCEDLRRDPLWGTGVQVSLSGDVLNITRL
- a CDS encoding lipid A biosynthesis lauroyl acyltransferase gives rise to the protein MERPRFRPYFLHPRFWGLWLGLGLLWLVVQLPYRVLLKVGAALGAVMYRFAGERRRIAARNLELCFPELSVDERQRLLKANFASTGIAFFEMAMSWWWPKARLARLAHVEGLEHLQAAQQAGQGAILMAVHFTTLEIGAALLGQQHTIDGMYREHGNPLFDFIQRSGRERHNLDSLAVEREDVRGMLKLLRSGRAIWYAPDQDYGAKQSLFVPLFGIPAATVTATTKFARLGKAQVIPFTQKRLEDGSGYRLVIHPPLADFPGESEEADCLRINQWVESVLRECPEQYLWAHRRFKSRPEGAPRLYDKKKR
- a CDS encoding patatin-like phospholipase family protein → MAPPPVTGLILSGGGARAAYQVGVLAGIAELLPAGAHNPFPVIVGTSAGAINAVTLASGATHFSEAVQRLTAFWQNFRSHLVIRSDWPGVVRQASRFVGHNLLGLGGPAPVALLDSSPLRGLLQAHLNLDGIAHSLAAEQLRAVAVTAFGYESGQAVTFYQGRGTIEAWLRHRRIGMPTPLTIDHLLASAAIPLLFAPVRLGDEYFGDGAVRQSAPISPALHLGASRVLVVGVSGNPQRPAPPLPTQRVFSGQQPSLAQIGGHMLNSTFIDSLEDDIELLQRLNHLSHLLPAHLDARRLGLAPIDVLVVAPSQPLDEIAARHRRELPAALRVFLRGPGATRTSGAGVLSYLLFEASYCSELIELGRKDALAKKRELCQFLGLMLPVPASSRVNPLPQGSHNT